A window of the Brassica napus cultivar Da-Ae chromosome C5, Da-Ae, whole genome shotgun sequence genome harbors these coding sequences:
- the LOC125587326 gene encoding cold shock domain-containing protein 4-like produces the protein MTSFEDIVGRLKAYEERISEEEEEEVEDRGKLMYVNNEAQTDGYGTGIGRGRGGRGNWRGGRDRGRYGAFYAQKEAYKQGQYGTKEKSHITCFSCDKLGHYASECPDAKLKLQETVEKSRMIRKKLMN, from the coding sequence ATGACTAGTTTCGAGGATATAGTTGGGAGATTGAAAGCTTATGAAGAAAGAataagtgaagaagaagaagaagaagttgaggATCGTGGGAAGCTAATGTATGTGAATAATGAAGCTCAGACCGACGGTTATGGGACAGGCATAGGAAGAGGACGCGGTGGTCGAGGCAACTGGAGAGGAGGTAGAGACCGAGGAAGGTATGGAGCTTTCTACGCGCAAAAGGAAGCCTACAAGCAAGGCCAATACGGGACTAAGGAGAAGAGTCACATTACCTGCTTCTCCTGTGATAAGCTTGGCCACTACGCCTCCGAGTGCCCTGATGCGAAGCTTAAACTCCAAGAAACCGTAGAAAAAAGTAGGATGATACGCAAGAAGCTTATGAACTGA
- the LOC106378478 gene encoding uncharacterized protein LOC106378478, which produces MADVKDETEMSKKEIGPSSIKFPMLNASNYTVWAMRMKIALKVNKVWETIDPGSKHEEKNNMAIALIFQSIPEALTLQVGHLDTAKAIWDAIQVRHVGAERVREARLQTLMTDFDKLKMKEEDSIDTFVSKLTEISSKSASLGLIIEEPKLVKKFLKTLPRKKYIHMVASLE; this is translated from the coding sequence ATGGCTGACGTGAAAGATGAAACCGAGATGAGCAAGAAGGAAATCGGACCTTCGTCCATTAAGTTTCCAATGTTGAATGCCTCTAACTACACCGTCTGGGCCATGAGGATGAAGATCGCTCTTAAGGTCAACAAAGTATGGGAAACGATTGATCCTGGAAGCAAACATGAAGAGAAGAACAACATGGCCATTGCTTTGATATTTCAAAGCATACCCGAAGCACTGACGTTGCAGGTAGGGCATCTCGACACGGCCAAAGCCATTTGGGATGCGATACAAGTTCGACATGTCGGAGCCGAGAGAGTTCGAGAAGCTCGACTGCAGACACTCATGACTGATTTTGACAAGCTTAAGATGAAGGAAGAAGATAGCATCGACACCTTCGTCAGCAAGCTAACAGAAATCTCATCAAAATCAGCCTCTCTTGGTTTGATCATAGAAGAACCAAAACTTGTGAAGAAATTCTTGAAAACCTTGCCAAGGAAGAAGTACATCCACATGGTCGCATCTCTTGAGTAA